Within the Candidatus Margulisiibacteriota bacterium genome, the region GGAGGGATTAAATAAATACCCAATATTCTGGGAAATATACCTTTTGTGATACTGCAGGGTTAGCAGATCGGGCTTGCCCTCATCGATCAAAACAACCGGGAAAATCAGAGCGCTTTTTGGAGTATCGGGATATTCTTGTTTTAATATTTCCCACGGCGTCTGGTTGTCTTTGTTCCTGTTTTTCCGCAGATAATTAAAGTCCACCATGTAGGTATATTCTTTGCGCAGCAGGTCGGCCAGGTCTCTATACAGCTCTATGCTGTAAAACTCATCCTCTACCAGTCTATGGAATGTTTCCACATCCGAGTTAAAGGTCGGCGCGGCTGGCGGTATGTGTCTTAACTGCATGCCTAGCTTTTCCACCACAATACTCTCAAAATGCGTCAGGCCTGTATGTTTCTTGCCGCCCCCGTTGAATTCACTCCCGTTATCCGTCTGAATGGTTATCCGGCTCAGGTCAAAACCTTTGGCTTTCAGATGTTCGCCCAGCATCTCCATAAAAGCTCCGGTGTTCTCCTGCGTATTCCGCTTCATCAACGCTACAAATGTCGCCCCGGTCTTTACATCCCTGGCCGTTACTTCATACCGCGGATAGTCTTTCCTGTTATTCAGAAACTGCGGCCAGTAGGTCGCTATATCCGTTAAGACCTTCACGTCCACCTGTATTTTCTCAAAGGCTTTATACAGTCTTTTCGTGCTCCACAGAAAATGTCTTTTCTTATGCCGCTTTTGCCTTTTTCGTCCCAGTCCGTGCTCTTTAACTATCCGCTGAATACAGCCTTTCCCCTGTTCTGTTATACCAAACCGCTCTATGAGCTTTCTACTGCCGTATTTATTTCTCGTTTGTTTGCGTAAGTTAATGATGTATTCTTCAAATTCCTCGCTGCATTTATTTGGCATGCGGTGCGGCCGTCTGGATATTTCTGTTAATCCCGTTATTCCTACTTTTTCATATCTCCTCCGCCATTTCCGCACCGTCCAGATACTGCATTTGAACAGTCTGGCTGTGGGTTTCAGTCCTATAGCGTAACTGCTTTTTACCAGTTGCAGCCGCAATTCATATTTATGTTCCCTTTTAACTATTTTCATTATGCTGTAATATTCCACGGGGAGGATCCTTTCGTTCGCTAGACGTTTGATCCTCCTTACTCTACCAGCTCCTGGTATTTCCCCTGTATCTCCCTGAAATATCTTTCCCCCATACTCCTTAATCTCTCCAGAGGAGCACCTTCTCTCTGGGCTGACCTAAAATATTATGGTGTATGGATAATCCCGAAAGTTGTGACCGAGAGCGGCCTCACTTCGCTTGCTTGTGGGTCTCACTTAACGGCAGCCACTTCATGGCCTTGTTAAGTTCGACTCAAGCCGCCGAGGAAATCCTGTCGGCCAGAGGGCTGACAGGGCATTGAAATATTATGGTACTTCCTCGGCGGTTACGACAAAGATAATATCCGAAGCTGTTTTTTCGCGGACGGTGCTGCGGAAGAAAATATTCAACAGCGGCACATCCCCCAGAAAAGGAATTTTCTGCACGCTTTCACGTTCTTCCTCGTTATACAGACCGGCGAGCACAAAACTTTCCTGCGCTTTGAGCAGCAAGGTTGTTTCCACCTGACGGGTAGACAGCACCGGAAACTCGCCGCCTTGAGTTTGTTTCCAGTATTTGATCGAGCTGATTTCCGGCTGCAGAGAAAGTAAGATCTGTCCGGGTTCGGCTGGCAGCGGCAAAAAAGTCAGATTGATCCCCGAATCAATATACTGGATTTGCCAGTGCAGCTGTTCGCCGTTTTGTACGGGCAGGGAGTAAGGCAGGCGGTCGCCGATATGGATGGATGCCGCCTGACCGGTCAGCGTGGTCAGATTGGGCGCGGCCAGCAAGCGCGCCTCTCCCTGACCGGCGCGCGCCTGCAGGGTTGCCAAAATTTCCGGTGTGGTTTTGCCCAGACGCAGTCCGCTGGAAGAAAAATCCCAGTCCAGGCCCAGCGCGGTCAGGTCATTGGTCGTCATTTCCAGCACGTTAATTTTCAGCTTGACGGCGCGCGGCGGTTTGTCCGCGGCCTGCAAAGCCGTAAGGATTTTTTCGGTCGGGAGGTCTGCGCCGAGGAGCAGTATATTATTATTTTTTTCGGCGCAGACCACAGCATCAGGATAGAGTTTCTCGATTATTTTGACCGCGTCTTCGGCGGCGAGATAATTCAGCGTCACCGCGCGGTAGTTTTGTACTGGCGGCAGTCCGGCCGCTGTTCGGACTGCCGCGCTTTGATCCGGCAGCGCAAAAGGGTCGCGCGCCAGACAGAGATTTAAAAACAAAAAGACCGCCAATATTTTATTTCTCATCTTTTACTCCTTGAATAATTATTTTTTGTTCCTGCGGTGTGATATTGATTTGCGTTATCTCGCCGATATTTTCCACAGCCAGCGCACGCAGGAGATCCAAAAACGCGCCGTAGCTGCCCGTGAAAACTATTTCCAGTCCGTTCGCGCCGCTTTTGCTACTGCTGAAACTTAAGCCTTGTTTCCCGCCGAGCGCGCGGATAGTTTCCAATTCAAGGTATTCCGGCAGGGCCGGCGCGTCCAGATATTTTTGCAGCAGCGGCTCCTGGCGCATTTTGATTGTCTCGCCGCGCAGGCGCAGATTGGCGTAATGCAGCCGCGCGCAGTTCAGCGCCAACAGCAGGCACGCCGCGGCCAGAAGCAGCGCGACAAGACCCGCGCCGGCGATTTTTGCCAATAGTTCTTTATTTTCGGGCGGCACTTTTTAGCTCCTTGGCCAGGAATTTTTTCAGGTCGGCGCGCAGGGAAAAATTAATCACGGCGCTTTTGCTCAAACTGGCCAGCTCCGGTTTCAGGCTGGAGTCCGTTTTGAGCGCTTTTTGCAGCGCCTTCAGGTCTTTGTCCGCCGGACAAAACCCAGCGAGCCGTAATTCCTGCGCGCTGTAACTCAGTTCCGTGAAATAGACTTGTTCGGGCAGAGCGATGCTGAACGCGTAAAAATAGCCGCCGAGTTTTTGATTGAGCGCCTGGTTTTTTTGCAGCGCGGTCAGGCGGCGTTCATAATTTTTGCGTGTTTTGATTTGCGCCGCTAGATTTTGCCGTTCATTATTCAAGGAAATATTTTGCGCGGCTAAAATATTCTGCAGCCAGAAAAGCAGCGGCGCGGCCAGCAGACAGAGAACCGCCGCGCCCAGCAGCAAGATTTTTCCGTAGTTGTACAGTCTCCGCAGATACGGCGTGATCTGCCAAAAGGCCGCCCTGTTTTCGTACAGCAAAAATTGTCTGTCCGCCGAGTAAATTTTGACCGCTTGTTTTTGCCGCGCGGTCAGAGGCGTTAAGTCCGCTTTGGGCAGGACGCAGAATAAGCCCTGCAAATTTTCCGCGTCGCGCAGGTAGATCTGATAAGCGTAAAAATAATTCTCAATGGGCTGGGGCAGAAGTGAATTGATATGCCAGGCCAATTGTTCCGCTTCGGAGATGTTTTTCTCGGTTTTTAGGGTAAATTGCTCGATTTGCAGGAGCTGGGGGTCAAGCAGGATTTCCAGCTCATCGGCGTCCGCGGGCAATATTTCCGCGTTTTCCGCCAAAACGGCCAAATTGACGCTGGCTTTTTTGTATTCCCAGAACTTTTGCATATTCTGGAAAGATGCAACTTTTATGCCAGTTGGCAAAAATCTTAGCGATTTGCTAATGCTCTTTCAGCCACTTTAGCCAGTTGTCAACTTTGGCAGCGTCATCCTGACGGTCTTGTTTTAGTAAAAATTCTTTAGCGGTCTGCAAATCGTCCTCCGCGTCGCTGTCAAAATCGCCGTTTTGCTGAAACAGATTTCGCGCGGAGACAAAAGCTTTTTCCGCTTCTTTTGTCTTGCCCAAAACCAAATACGCCAGCGCGCTGTGCAAACGCAAAAAACTACTGGCCCGATTAGAGTTAAAGGTTAATCCGTTTTGCGCCCAAGACAGGGCTTCCTGATAATCCTGCTGTTTGGCGGCTATTCTTGCCAGCCAAGAGTTTATAGTTGCGGTATCATCAATTACAGCATTATCAGGCTGACTGATACTCGTCAATTGATTTAAAGCTAGAGAAAAATATTTCTGCGCCTCAATATAATTTTGTTGTTCAAAATTAAAATTACCTATCACACAATAGGCGAGACCCAAATTTTCTCGCAGTTCCATGGTATGAAGCGGATTATCCACACCAAGATTTAGCCGCGCCGGGACATATTGCACTACTTTTTCCGCATCTTTCATATTACAGGCAAGACCAGCCAGATCTTCATAGGTATCACGAATGGCTTCCTCGTCGCCGTTGTCCTGCGCCAGCTTCAAAAATGCCAGGAAATCTTTTTCCGCATTTTCATAATCCTGCAGTTCTCTATAGGCAATTGCTCTGTTTCTGTAGGCATACCAGGCTTCCTCTCCTGTAGTACATCCGAAACGTTCCAAAATTTCCGAGGCATAGTAAATTATTTCTGTATAATTCGTTTCTTTAGTGTAATAAAGTAAAGTGTCGGCAGTTTTGATGCTGGGATATATCTCGTAGGCTTTTAATAGGTATTCTCTAGCCTGTCCGGTGTCGCCTCTTGTTTGCATTTCGGAAGCCAACATTATATTACTGAACCATTCTATCTGCCTTTCTCGCAAAGGGTGAAAAACCTGTTCAATATTTTCTGGCTGTATATGGTGTTCTTTTATAATAACATCCTTATTGACCTGTTTTAAATAAGCGGAAAATCCATCGTTGGGGCGGGAAGTCCGGGGCCGAATGAGGCTAGGATCTACAGCGGGATCAAATTTATTAGTATAATATTTGCCCTGATATTCTAGCAGCATTCCTCCGTCCTTGGGTAGCCAAATCAAACCAAGATCAGCCCAGGCGCTGTCTATTGTCTGCATTTTGGCCCGGAGAGCAAATAATATTGTATACAAAGCAAACCAGCTAACCCCCTCATCCAATCCCCTGCCCAGAAGCTGTTCCGTAAATAAATTAGTTCTAGTAGGGATGCCGTACAGCAAAAGCTCCGGCCTGTGTGCATAAAAGTTCTCTTTAGCGGCGTTGAGTTTGCCCAGCATCGTTTGCTCGCGGCTTTGGATCACCGCCCGCTGCATATCGTCCGTCACTCTATCCAAAAACCATCTAGCCTGAGTGATCTTTTGCTCCGGGACAAATCGGGCTTCCGCAATGAACGGATAATTCACATCCGGGCTAGTATGAAAATCAAGATTTCTATTGACATTGCTGGCTTTATGCATAAGCGAAACTCCTTGTTAAAAATATATATGAATATATCGTCAGTTCTGTTTGGTTATTTCATTTTTTTGCGTAACATTTTCCGCATCTGGCGGCGGTTGTTTCCCTGTTCAATGCTCTTTCAGCCACTTTAGCCAGTCCTGGATTTTTTTCTCATAACCGCGGTTGGTCGGCTCATAGTATTTGCGTTTTTCCGGTAAATATTGCATATCCTTAACGTAAGCGTTGGGATGATCGTGCGCGTATTTATAGCCCGAACCTTTGCCGTTTTTCTTTTCCTGTGCGTACACGGCGTTGAGCAGTTGCGGCGGCACGGCAAAATCCACGCCGCTTTCCACATCGGCCAGAGCCTTGTTGATGGCCAGGTACGACGCGTTGCTTTTGGGCGCGGCGGCCACATAAACGGCGGCCTGCGCCAGAGTGAGTTTGGCTTCGGGGTAGCCGATCTCCGCGACAGTGGTCAGCGCGGCGTTGGCGACGAGCAGAGCCAGCGGGTCGGCGTTGCCCACATCCTCGGACGCGCAGATGACAATGCGCCGCGCGATGAAACGCGGGTCTTCACCGGCGTAGATCATTTTGGCCAGCCAGTACAAAGCCGCGTCCGGATCAGAGCCGCGCATCGACTTGATGAACGCGGAGATAATGTCATAATGCGCCGACTCGTCGTAGACGACCTGTTTTTTCTGAATAGACTCCTCGATAACGCCCAGCGTGATATGAATTTTCTTTTCTTTTTCCGGCGTGGTCAGGACGGCCAGATCAATGGCGTTCAATATTTTGCGCGCGTCACCGCCAGCCATGAGAACTAAATGTTTTTTGGCAGCGGCGTCCATAGTGATATCGGGATATTTCCGCAGACAGTTTTCGATTATCTGCAGACTTTCCGCTTCGGTCAGCGCCTTGAATTCAAAAACCTGCGAACGGGAGATCAGCGCGGGATTGACGCTAAAATACGGATTTTCAGTGGTCGCGCCGATCAGAATAATCACGCCGGATTCCACATCGGGCAGCAGCGCGTCCTGCTGGGCTTTGTTGAAGCGGTGAATTTCATCGAGAAAAAGTATCGTGCGCCGTTTGTGGTAGGCCAGCGTTTCTTTGGCTTTTTCGATCACTTCGCGTAGCTCGGCGACTTTGGAATTGACGGCGTTGAGCGGGATAAATTCGGCCTGCGTTTTACGCGCGATCAGATTGGCCAGCGCGGTTTTGCCCGTGCCGGGCGGCCCCGAAAAGATCAGCGAATTGAGCCGGTCAGCTTCGATCGCGCGCCGCAGCAGACGGCCGGCGCCGACAATATGTTCCTGCCCCACAAACTCCGTAAAATCCCGCGGCGCCAGGCGTTTGGCCAGCGGCATACCGAGATCGGTCTGGAATAAATTCATGTCTTAAATATAACATAAAATTTCACTGCGCCCGCAGAGATAAATTTTCGTATTTTTGATGTGTTATAATTAGGATTATGTTTAAGCT harbors:
- a CDS encoding type II and III secretion system protein codes for the protein MRNKILAVFLFLNLCLARDPFALPDQSAAVRTAAGLPPVQNYRAVTLNYLAAEDAVKIIEKLYPDAVVCAEKNNNILLLGADLPTEKILTALQAADKPPRAVKLKINVLEMTTNDLTALGLDWDFSSSGLRLGKTTPEILATLQARAGQGEARLLAAPNLTTLTGQAASIHIGDRLPYSLPVQNGEQLHWQIQYIDSGINLTFLPLPAEPGQILLSLQPEISSIKYWKQTQGGEFPVLSTRQVETTLLLKAQESFVLAGLYNEEERESVQKIPFLGDVPLLNIFFRSTVREKTASDIIFVVTAEEVP
- a CDS encoding replication-associated recombination protein A: MNLFQTDLGMPLAKRLAPRDFTEFVGQEHIVGAGRLLRRAIEADRLNSLIFSGPPGTGKTALANLIARKTQAEFIPLNAVNSKVAELREVIEKAKETLAYHKRRTILFLDEIHRFNKAQQDALLPDVESGVIILIGATTENPYFSVNPALISRSQVFEFKALTEAESLQIIENCLRKYPDITMDAAAKKHLVLMAGGDARKILNAIDLAVLTTPEKEKKIHITLGVIEESIQKKQVVYDESAHYDIISAFIKSMRGSDPDAALYWLAKMIYAGEDPRFIARRIVICASEDVGNADPLALLVANAALTTVAEIGYPEAKLTLAQAAVYVAAAPKSNASYLAINKALADVESGVDFAVPPQLLNAVYAQEKKNGKGSGYKYAHDHPNAYVKDMQYLPEKRKYYEPTNRGYEKKIQDWLKWLKEH
- a CDS encoding helix-turn-helix domain-containing protein codes for the protein MKIVKREHKYELRLQLVKSSYAIGLKPTARLFKCSIWTVRKWRRRYEKVGITGLTEISRRPHRMPNKCSEEFEEYIINLRKQTRNKYGSRKLIERFGITEQGKGCIQRIVKEHGLGRKRQKRHKKRHFLWSTKRLYKAFEKIQVDVKVLTDIATYWPQFLNNRKDYPRYEVTARDVKTGATFVALMKRNTQENTGAFMEMLGEHLKAKGFDLSRITIQTDNGSEFNGGGKKHTGLTHFESIVVEKLGMQLRHIPPAAPTFNSDVETFHRLVEDEFYSIELYRDLADLLRKEYTYMVDFNYLRKNRNKDNQTPWEILKQEYPDTPKSALIFPVVLIDEGKPDLLTLQYHKRYISQNIGYLFNPS